The following coding sequences lie in one Apium graveolens cultivar Ventura chromosome 3, ASM990537v1, whole genome shotgun sequence genomic window:
- the LOC141714706 gene encoding ATP-dependent DNA helicase RRM3-like: MSWRMFATRQYKKKTKLEAWFGANQTFPNARNYSYSEFPNKFTWHPQPGIWKERKKGDVIGRLSEVHSSSGELLYLCMLLLRKKGSMSFEDLKTVNGHIHEKFKEACAALGLLQNDNQWHEAISENSHTSLPPQLREMFVNILAYRPISDPLRLWEANWQCMSDDILIIRRHMLNDPHLYLSDKDLKNYALAEIEKLCNDIEKSLKDYATMPFPSGVYFSNAVNRLLHEETSYDKEELKILHEKNHVMLNPEHKNVYNSIIQNVYNKVAGVFFVYGSGGCGKTFMWQPLCSPLHSEGKIVLPVASCGIAAVLLPGGRTPHSRFHIPLKFDQDITAGIRHGTDIAELIQQTDLIIWDEAPMQHRHAFESVDRSLRDIMSAIDKRRENKPFGGITVVFGGDYRQILPVIQKASRVEIVGSTLDKSKIWEFCQVFLLKQNMRLHARNTEMENKGIADFSKWQLLVGDGKVENFSHDADSGEMLIKIPDQYVVHTTQSPIESLFEITYPNFLKNMSSHSYLRSRAILTPTNVVVDDINNSILEKIPGRLHTYLSQDSIDDAGDKDTDFRSAFPIEYLNSLNMPCIPKHELNIKVGVVVMLMRNLNQIMGLCNGTRMIVTSYKKNSIMCEILCGSHVGLKHLIPRIEMIPTDTSWPFEFKRIQFPLQICYAMTINKSQGQSLDTVGLYLPRAVFSHGHVYITISRVTRPEGLHILIDSEDDIQDDNHLSNLDVNNTAWTLKVRVTRMWVSTNRQGVLVRHNLILLDCENNHVLAIIPQALWNLFYFIIHPGRLLRIRNVQVLPAVGFLRPARSANHIMFLPITVVVLEPEEI, from the exons ATGTCTTGGAGGATGTTTGCGACAAGGCAATATAAAAAAAAAACCAAGTTAGAAGCATGGTTTGGTGCAAATCAGACTTTCCCAAATGCGAGGAATTATAGTTATTCTGAATTTCCAAATAAATTTACTTGGCATCCTCAACCTGGTATctggaaagaaaggaaaaaaggAGATGTTATTGGGAGACTCTCTGAAGTGCATTCATCAAGTGGTGAACTATTATATCTCTGCATGCTGTTACTTAGGAAGAAAGGTTCCATGTCTTTTGAAGATCTTAAAACTGTTAATGGACACATCCACGAAAAATTCAAGGAAGCTTGCGCGGCCCTTGGTCTTCTACAAAATGATAACCAATGGCATGAAGCAATTTCCGAAAACTCCCATACATCATTACCTCCACAGTTACGTGAAATGTTTGTCAATATTTTGGCATACAGACCTATTTCAGATCCACTTAGACTTTGGGAAGCTAATTGGCAATGTATGTCAGACGATATTCTCATCATTAGGCGACATATGCTTAATGATCCTCATCTATACCTATCAGACAAAGATTTGAAGAATTATGCACTTGCAG AAATTGAAAAATTGTGTAATGACATCGAGAAGAGTTTGAAGGACTACGCGACAATGCCATTTCCAAGTGGAGTTTATTTTAGCAATGCTGTTAACAGACTACTCCACGAAGAAACTTCATATGATAAAGAAGAACTCAAAATTTTGCATGAAAAGAATCATGTAATGCTCAACCCTGAACATAAGAACGTTTACAATTCTATCATACAAAATGTTTATAATAAGGTAGCTGGTGTCTTCTTTGTATATGGAAGTGGAGGATGCGGTAAGACATTTATGTGGCAGCCATTATGTTCTCCCCTTCATTCAGAAGGAAAGATTGTGCTTCCTGTTGCCTCATGTGGTATAGCAGCCGTATTGTTGCCTGGTGGTAGAACTCCACATTCAAGATTCCATATTCCTTTGAAATTTGATCAAGACATTACAGCCGGAATCAGACATGGAACCGATATTGcagaattaatccaacaaacTGATTTGATCATTTGGGATGAAGCGCCAATGCAACATCGTCATGCCTTTGAATCTGTTGACCGTTCTTTGAGGGATATAATGTCTGCTATTGAcaaaaggagagaaaataagCCATTTGGTGGTATCACAGTAGTTTTTGGCGGAGATTATAGGCAGATTTTACCCGTGATTCAAAAGGCATCCAGAGTTGAAATAGTAGGTTCCACCCTCGATAAATCAAAGATTTGGGAATTTTGCCAAGTTTTTTTACTTAAGCAAAATATGCGGCTTCATGCAAGAAATACAGAAATGGAGAATAAGGGTATAGCTGATTTCAGTAAATGGCAGCTTTTAGTTGGCGATGGTAAAGTTGAGAACTTTAGTCATGATGCAGATAGTGGTGAAATGCTAATAAAGATTCCAGATCAATATGTTGTTCATACCACACAAAGTCCTATAGAAAGTCTTTTTGAAATAACTTACCCGAATTTTCTAAAAAACATGTCTTCACATTCTTATCTAAGATCAAGAGCTATCCTAACACCAACTAATGTTGTGGTGGACGACATCAATAACAGCATTCTTGAGAAAATTCCTGGACGTCTACACACATATCTTAGTCAGGATTCAATTGACGATGCTGGTGATAAAGATACTGATTTCAGATCAGCATTTCCAATAGAGTACCTGAACTCATTAAATATGCCTTGCATTCCTAAGCACGAGTTAAACATCAAGGTTGGCGTCGTTGTCATGCTTATGAGAAATTTAAACCAAATTATGGGATTGTGTAACGGCACGCGAATGATTGTGACATCCTACAAGAAGAATAGTATTATGTGTGAAATATTATGCGGATCCCATGTTGGGTTAAAACATTTGATCCCGAGGATAGAGATGATTCCAACAGATACCAGCTGGCCTTTTGAGTTTAAAAGAATTCAGTTCCCACTCCAGATTTGTTATGCAATGACAATTAATAAGAGCCAGGGCCAATCACTTGACACGGTTGGTCTATACCTTCCCAGAGCAGTGTTTTCTCATGGCCATGTCTACATTACCATCTCAAGAGTTACAAGACCAGAAGGTCTCCACATTCTCATTGACAGTGAAGATG ATATACAGGACGATAATCATTTATCCAATCTGGATGTTAATAATACTGCTTGGACTTTGAAGGTCCGTGTGACAAGAATGTGGGTATCAACTAATCGACAAGGTGTCTTAGTCAGGCACAATCTTATTTTATTGGACTGTGAG AATAATCACGTACTTGCAATTATTCCACAAGCTCTTTGGAATTTGTTTTACTTTATCATTCATCCTGGCAGATTGTTACGTATCAGAAATGTTCAGGTTCTTCCAGCTGTTGGATTTCTGAGGCCTGCACGTTCTGCAAATCACATCATGTTTCTTCCCATCACTGTGGTGGTGTTAGAACCTGAGGAAATTTAG